Proteins encoded in a region of the Mycolicibacterium duvalii genome:
- a CDS encoding oxygenase MpaB family protein, which translates to MVAVVNEAPQRAAQPVRPKVMREFRKHSGSVFGGFFGAAAFDEVALVPVAAAVDKTGRFAENFADRGVRSGFSAFLAIWGDAHDRAAEGERLKTMHREVRGRGVGHFADVRYSALDPKLWNWIAVSGLFLVLNSFTPATGYSLNDAEEEAAYQQLREAFSALELPGRHAKLPTTYAAARDYYETMVREELATNPFLRRVTTDLTRLPLPTLVLPPVLRKALTPPWLVLRPVAGRVVKVCSFGILHPGIRELTGFDWRPRHDREFALYTAMLQLAWRTLPDRLLLIPLARNRIEYEKLVHVHRSVALDSFAPPAGRCPVGGP; encoded by the coding sequence ATGGTCGCAGTCGTCAACGAAGCTCCTCAGCGTGCGGCACAGCCCGTCCGGCCGAAGGTGATGCGGGAGTTCCGGAAGCACTCCGGCAGCGTGTTCGGCGGGTTCTTCGGGGCAGCGGCGTTCGACGAGGTCGCCCTGGTCCCGGTGGCGGCCGCGGTGGACAAAACCGGCCGGTTCGCCGAGAACTTCGCCGATCGCGGTGTGCGCAGCGGTTTTTCGGCATTCCTGGCGATCTGGGGTGATGCGCACGACCGCGCGGCCGAGGGGGAGCGGCTCAAGACCATGCACCGCGAGGTGCGGGGCAGGGGCGTCGGTCATTTCGCCGACGTCCGCTACAGCGCGCTGGACCCCAAGCTGTGGAACTGGATCGCGGTCAGTGGCCTGTTCCTGGTGCTGAACTCCTTCACCCCCGCCACCGGGTACTCGCTCAACGACGCCGAGGAGGAGGCCGCGTACCAACAGCTGCGCGAGGCGTTCAGCGCATTGGAGTTGCCCGGCAGGCACGCCAAGCTTCCCACGACCTACGCCGCGGCCCGCGATTACTACGAGACGATGGTGCGGGAAGAGCTGGCCACCAACCCGTTCCTGCGTCGTGTCACCACCGACCTGACCCGGCTGCCCCTGCCCACGCTGGTGCTGCCGCCGGTGTTGCGCAAGGCGCTCACCCCGCCCTGGCTGGTGCTGCGCCCGGTGGCCGGGCGCGTCGTCAAGGTCTGCTCGTTCGGGATCCTGCACCCCGGCATCCGTGAGCTGACCGGATTCGACTGGCGGCCGCGGCACGACCGCGAGTTCGCGCTCTACACCGCCATGCTGCAGCTCGCGTGGCGCACCCTGCCCGATCGTCTGTTGCTCATTCCGTTGGCGCGCAACCGGATCGAGTACGAGAAGCTGGTGCACGTGCACCGTTCGGTCGCGCTGGATTCGTTCGCGCCACCGGCCGGCCGATGCCCGGTCGGTGGACCGTGA
- a CDS encoding alpha/beta fold hydrolase: MNLAYDDRGSGEPVLFIAGRGGAGRTWHLHQVPVFLRAGYRCVTFDNRGVGATENAETLTTETMVGDVVDLIEQLGLAPVRIVGVSMGSFIAQELMVVRPELVRSAVLMATRGRHDRTRTFFGQAERALLESGVQLPPEYDARLRLLESFSPKTLNDDNAVRDWIDMFTMWPQKPTPGLRAQMAVSPEDSRLPAYQHIRTPTLVIGFEDDVLLPSYLGREVANAMPNARFIEIPATGHLGFIEKPEAVNTAILNFFADSL; encoded by the coding sequence GTGAATCTGGCTTATGACGACCGCGGCTCGGGGGAGCCGGTGCTGTTCATCGCGGGTCGCGGCGGCGCCGGCCGGACCTGGCATCTGCACCAGGTTCCGGTGTTCCTTCGTGCCGGCTACCGGTGTGTGACGTTCGACAACCGCGGCGTCGGTGCCACCGAGAACGCGGAGACCCTGACCACCGAGACCATGGTCGGCGACGTCGTGGACCTGATCGAGCAGCTCGGCCTCGCGCCGGTGCGCATCGTCGGGGTCTCGATGGGCTCCTTCATCGCCCAGGAGTTGATGGTGGTGCGCCCCGAACTGGTCCGTTCGGCGGTGCTGATGGCCACCCGCGGCCGTCATGACCGCACCCGCACCTTCTTCGGGCAGGCCGAGCGGGCGCTGCTGGAGTCCGGTGTGCAGCTGCCGCCCGAATACGACGCGAGACTGCGTCTGCTGGAAAGCTTTTCGCCCAAGACCCTCAACGACGACAACGCAGTCCGCGACTGGATCGACATGTTCACGATGTGGCCGCAGAAGCCCACTCCCGGGCTGCGGGCGCAGATGGCCGTCTCGCCGGAGGACAGCCGACTGCCGGCCTATCAGCACATCCGGACCCCGACACTGGTCATCGGGTTCGAAGACGACGTGCTGCTGCCGTCCTATCTGGGCCGCGAGGTCGCCAACGCGATGCCCAACGCCCGCTTCATCGAGATCCCGGCCACCGGTCACCTGGGTTTCATCGAGAAGCCGGAGGCGGTCAACACCGCGATCCTCAATTTCTTCGCCGATAGTCTGTAG
- a CDS encoding glycine/sarcosine N-methyltransferase, with translation MTSTTTRDNAELRLREQSYGDDPLADRDTDLYRGEYVMSFVEKWDELIDWDARAQSEGRFFIDVLRARDKKSVVDVATGTGFHSVRLTEAGFDVTSADGSAAMLAKAFENGKRRGLILKSVQADWRQLNKSIQGKYDAIICLGNSFTHLHDEQDRRRALAEFYAALRHDGILILDQRNYDEMLDHGFSSKHKYYYCGEQVTAEPEHVDDGLARFKYTFPDGSEYTLNMFPLRKNYVRRLIREAGFERVRTYGDFQETYQENEPDFFVHVAEKSVDDDDAGTVTEAAEAYYDSDDADNFYSLIWGGEDIHVGCYEDTTDIGAAGVETVDRMAGLLSNLNAGATVIDLGAGYGGSARRLARMHGCTVTCVNISDTQNDTNRAKNRQAGLERRIQVVHGSFDDVPMPPACADIIWSQDAFLHAADRRKVIEEAFRLLKPGGELVFTDPMQTDDVPDGVLQPVYDRLNLRDLGSMRFYREAAQAIGFEVLDQIDLVDNLRTHYDRVRQELESRRGELEQKSSPEYLDKMVLGLRNWVDAADQGHLAWGIQRFRKPA, from the coding sequence ATGACTTCCACGACCACCCGGGACAACGCTGAACTTCGGTTGCGTGAACAGAGTTACGGCGATGATCCGCTCGCTGATCGCGACACCGATCTCTACCGCGGCGAGTACGTGATGAGCTTCGTGGAAAAGTGGGACGAACTGATCGACTGGGATGCGCGCGCCCAGTCCGAGGGCCGCTTCTTCATCGACGTGCTGCGCGCGCGGGACAAGAAGAGTGTGGTCGACGTCGCGACCGGAACGGGCTTTCATTCGGTGCGCCTCACCGAGGCCGGCTTCGACGTGACGAGCGCGGACGGGTCGGCCGCAATGCTGGCCAAGGCGTTCGAGAACGGCAAGAGGCGCGGGCTGATCCTCAAGAGCGTCCAGGCCGACTGGCGACAGTTGAACAAGAGCATTCAGGGCAAGTACGACGCCATCATCTGCCTGGGAAACTCGTTCACCCACCTGCACGACGAACAGGACCGCCGCCGTGCGCTGGCCGAGTTCTACGCCGCGTTGCGCCACGACGGCATCCTGATTCTGGATCAGCGCAACTACGACGAGATGCTCGACCACGGCTTCTCGTCGAAGCACAAGTACTACTACTGCGGGGAGCAGGTCACCGCGGAACCCGAACATGTCGATGACGGCCTCGCCCGTTTCAAGTACACCTTCCCGGACGGGTCGGAGTACACGCTCAACATGTTCCCGTTGCGCAAGAACTATGTGCGACGGTTGATCCGGGAGGCCGGCTTCGAGCGGGTCCGCACCTACGGCGACTTCCAGGAGACCTACCAGGAGAACGAGCCGGACTTCTTCGTCCACGTCGCCGAGAAGTCGGTGGACGATGACGACGCCGGCACGGTCACCGAGGCCGCCGAGGCCTACTACGACAGCGACGACGCGGACAACTTCTACTCGTTGATCTGGGGCGGGGAGGACATCCACGTCGGCTGCTATGAGGACACCACCGACATCGGCGCGGCCGGCGTCGAGACCGTGGACCGGATGGCCGGCCTGCTGTCCAATCTAAACGCCGGGGCGACGGTGATCGACCTGGGCGCCGGCTACGGCGGATCGGCGCGGCGCCTGGCGCGCATGCATGGGTGCACGGTCACGTGCGTCAACATCTCCGACACCCAGAACGACACCAACCGGGCCAAGAACCGCCAGGCCGGCCTGGAACGCCGGATCCAGGTCGTGCACGGCAGTTTCGACGACGTCCCGATGCCACCGGCCTGCGCCGACATCATCTGGTCCCAGGACGCGTTCCTGCACGCCGCCGACCGCCGCAAGGTGATCGAGGAAGCGTTCCGACTGCTCAAGCCCGGTGGTGAACTGGTGTTCACCGATCCCATGCAGACCGACGACGTGCCCGACGGCGTGCTGCAGCCGGTGTACGACCGGCTCAACCTTCGCGACCTGGGCTCGATGCGGTTCTACCGGGAGGCCGCGCAGGCCATCGGATTCGAGGTGCTCGACCAGATCGACCTGGTGGACAACCTGCGAACCCATTACGACCGGGTACGTCAGGAACTGGAGTCACGGCGCGGCGAGCTCGAGCAGAAGTCCTCGCCCGAGTATCTCGACAAAATGGTTCTCGGGCTGCGCAATTGGGTCGACGCCGCCGACCAGGGCCACCTTGCCTGGGGAATTCAGCGGTTCCGCAAGCCGGCCTGA
- a CDS encoding TetR/AcrR family transcriptional regulator, which yields MPGRWTVMRRRNNDSRTEQESAILKAAAEEVSLVGVGRLSMDVVARQAGVSRSTLYRRFPTRDALITELGRQTFDFAMARLQTVAIDDGPQQAAVAAFREGVRLLSGEPVMRRFLQLEGGFTATADMVDEAREFLVSAARAMAKALRTAGATMPDDALLAVCELHIRLAASLVQVATPTLDVGDDAAVTAYARAHLAPLVH from the coding sequence ATGCCCGGTCGGTGGACCGTGATGCGTCGGCGCAACAACGACAGCCGGACCGAGCAGGAGTCGGCGATCCTCAAAGCAGCCGCGGAGGAGGTGTCGCTGGTCGGGGTGGGACGGCTCAGCATGGACGTCGTCGCCCGCCAGGCCGGCGTCAGCCGCAGCACGCTGTACCGGCGCTTTCCCACCCGCGACGCGCTGATCACCGAACTCGGCCGCCAGACCTTCGATTTCGCGATGGCCAGGCTGCAGACGGTGGCCATCGACGACGGCCCGCAGCAGGCCGCGGTCGCCGCGTTCCGCGAGGGGGTGCGGCTGTTGAGCGGCGAGCCGGTGATGCGCCGCTTCTTGCAACTCGAGGGCGGCTTCACCGCCACCGCCGACATGGTCGACGAGGCGCGCGAGTTCCTGGTCAGCGCGGCCCGGGCGATGGCCAAGGCGTTGCGCACCGCGGGTGCGACGATGCCCGACGACGCGCTGCTCGCCGTCTGCGAGCTGCACATCCGGCTGGCCGCCTCGTTGGTCCAGGTCGCCACGCCGACCCTGGATGTCGGCGACGACGCCGCCGTCACCGCCTACGCCCGGGCCCATCTGGCCCCACTGGTGCACTGA
- a CDS encoding long-chain-fatty-acid--CoA ligase: MSELPEPRFLDDRLAHWARTKPDAEAMDYLDRNWTWAQWNDRVRRLAGALKERGVGRGDVVSFLDMNHPACVELTFAAASLGAANAIINFRLAADELDYVINDSGAKLLVVGAEFKPVIDKIADKLSHVDQIITVSPEGDDEYEAMLDSATPVERGDDVDPEDVAIIMYSSGTTGRPKGVELTQSNLIAHIVNNHDGFTFDEGDKSMVSMPLFHVGGSSYVQFGIHDGVPSVMTREVDGGALAGAILKGANRTFLVPAVLAKVLEAGEDAVKLFAALKTFGYGASPMPLPLLRQALEAWPDTDFIQVYGLTEVCGVISRLMPEDHRNERPERLQSAGRLTNNAEVRVVDPDTLEEVPTNQQGELWFRTKQLMKGYHNKPEATAEAITEDGWFRTGDIGRVDEDGYIFVEDRLKDMIISGGENIYSIEVERVLAEHDAVVDVAVIGVPDDKWGEVVKAVVVTESEVSEKDLIAFARERLAGYKCPKSVDIVDELPRNPTGKVLKKELRKPHWEGRDRATV, from the coding sequence ATGTCTGAGCTGCCCGAACCCCGCTTCCTCGACGATCGCCTCGCGCATTGGGCGCGAACCAAGCCCGACGCCGAGGCGATGGACTACCTGGACCGGAACTGGACCTGGGCGCAGTGGAACGACCGCGTCCGCCGTCTGGCCGGAGCGCTCAAGGAACGCGGCGTCGGTCGTGGGGACGTGGTGTCGTTCCTGGACATGAATCACCCGGCCTGTGTCGAGCTGACGTTCGCGGCCGCATCGCTGGGCGCGGCCAACGCGATCATCAACTTCCGGCTGGCGGCCGACGAACTCGATTATGTGATCAACGATTCGGGCGCCAAGCTGCTCGTCGTCGGCGCCGAGTTCAAGCCGGTCATCGACAAAATCGCCGACAAGCTGTCCCACGTCGACCAGATCATCACCGTGTCCCCGGAGGGCGACGACGAGTACGAGGCGATGCTGGACTCGGCCACACCCGTCGAGCGCGGCGACGACGTCGACCCGGAGGACGTCGCGATCATCATGTACTCCTCGGGGACGACGGGCCGGCCCAAAGGTGTCGAGCTGACCCAGAGCAACCTGATCGCCCACATCGTCAACAACCACGACGGGTTCACCTTCGACGAGGGTGACAAGAGCATGGTGTCGATGCCGCTGTTCCACGTCGGCGGATCCTCGTATGTGCAGTTCGGCATCCACGACGGTGTGCCGAGCGTGATGACCCGCGAGGTCGACGGCGGGGCCCTGGCCGGGGCCATCCTTAAGGGCGCCAACCGCACGTTCCTGGTGCCGGCGGTGCTGGCAAAGGTGCTCGAGGCGGGGGAGGACGCGGTCAAATTGTTCGCCGCGCTGAAGACCTTCGGCTACGGCGCCTCGCCCATGCCGCTGCCGCTACTGCGCCAGGCCCTCGAGGCGTGGCCGGACACCGACTTCATCCAGGTGTACGGGCTGACCGAAGTGTGCGGCGTGATCAGCCGCCTCATGCCCGAGGATCACCGCAACGAGCGGCCCGAGCGGCTGCAGAGCGCGGGGCGGTTGACCAACAACGCCGAGGTACGTGTCGTCGACCCCGACACCCTCGAGGAGGTACCCACCAACCAGCAGGGCGAATTGTGGTTCCGCACCAAGCAATTGATGAAGGGCTACCACAACAAGCCGGAGGCCACCGCAGAGGCGATCACCGAGGACGGCTGGTTCCGCACCGGCGACATCGGCCGCGTCGACGAGGACGGGTACATCTTCGTCGAGGACCGGCTCAAGGACATGATCATCTCGGGCGGGGAGAACATCTACTCGATCGAGGTGGAGAGGGTGCTCGCCGAACACGACGCCGTCGTCGACGTCGCAGTGATCGGGGTACCCGACGACAAGTGGGGCGAGGTGGTCAAGGCCGTCGTCGTCACCGAGTCGGAGGTCTCCGAGAAGGACCTGATCGCCTTCGCCCGGGAACGGCTGGCCGGTTACAAGTGCCCCAAGAGTGTCGACATCGTCGACGAGCTGCCGCGCAACCCCACCGGCAAGGTCCTGAAAAAGGAACTGCGCAAACCGCATTGGGAGGGCCGCGACCGCGCCACCGTATAG
- a CDS encoding type IV toxin-antitoxin system AbiEi family antitoxin domain-containing protein, with protein sequence MLAALLRSHDGVITLAQARSAGLSHGAVQRRVRSGHWVRYARGVYFVDDRPFTDAARIRAAVWSYGPRAAGSGLTAAWWHGLTRFAPDEVEMTIPRDSNGRRRDGCRPRRRDLAKADLTEIRGMWVTNLALTVVEASARRGGGARLLDWALQNGVDLSALWAAHLRHTGRYGSPRSRLLLQAADSGARSAAERLLHTLLRGARLRGWQANYRVGGYRVDVAFPDARVAIEVDGFAFHSGAEEFQIDRVRQNDIVVQKWQVLRFTWLDLTEYPERVIAVIRAAISA encoded by the coding sequence ATGCTCGCGGCGCTTTTGCGAAGTCACGACGGAGTCATCACGTTGGCGCAGGCCCGGTCGGCGGGTCTCAGCCACGGCGCGGTGCAGCGCCGCGTCCGATCCGGCCACTGGGTGCGATATGCGCGTGGTGTGTACTTCGTCGACGACCGTCCGTTCACCGACGCCGCACGCATCCGAGCTGCGGTGTGGAGCTACGGCCCGCGCGCCGCCGGAAGCGGACTGACCGCGGCCTGGTGGCACGGTCTGACCAGGTTCGCCCCGGACGAGGTCGAGATGACGATTCCGCGCGACAGCAACGGTCGCAGACGCGACGGCTGCCGGCCGCGCCGGCGGGATCTTGCGAAGGCCGACCTCACCGAGATCAGGGGCATGTGGGTGACGAACCTGGCGCTGACCGTCGTCGAAGCCAGCGCCCGACGGGGTGGCGGAGCCAGACTGCTCGACTGGGCGCTCCAGAACGGAGTCGATCTGTCGGCGCTCTGGGCGGCCCATCTCCGCCACACCGGCAGATACGGGTCGCCTCGGTCCCGGCTGCTACTCCAGGCCGCGGATAGCGGCGCCCGATCGGCAGCCGAACGGCTCCTCCACACTCTGTTGCGCGGCGCCCGGTTGCGCGGATGGCAGGCGAACTACCGGGTGGGTGGCTACCGCGTGGACGTCGCGTTCCCCGACGCCAGGGTCGCCATCGAGGTCGACGGGTTCGCGTTCCACAGCGGTGCCGAGGAGTTCCAGATCGACCGGGTGCGTCAGAACGACATCGTGGTGCAGAAATGGCAGGTGCTGCGCTTTACGTGGCTGGACCTCACCGAGTACCCCGAGCGCGTCATTGCGGTCATCCGCGCCGCGATTTCGGCGTGA
- a CDS encoding DJ-1/PfpI family protein, which produces MQIAIMLYPGFTALDFIGPYESLRYLPGAEVRFVWHEPGPVAADSAVLLVGATHSFDETPAPDVLLIPGGFSSMEHARDQKVLDWVRGAHESTTWTASVCSGSMILAAAGLLDGKRATSHWAALPFLRTFGVTPVDDERIVRADDKTVTCAGVSAGIDLGLWLAGQIGGEAKAKAIQLSMEYDPQPPFDSGHMSKASASTKASATALMGRELVKPAALAASTGLLWGAALQRLRRAGRRSASTITPKSRRG; this is translated from the coding sequence ATGCAGATCGCCATCATGCTCTACCCCGGCTTCACCGCGCTGGACTTCATCGGCCCCTACGAGTCGCTGCGCTACCTTCCCGGAGCCGAGGTCCGGTTCGTGTGGCACGAGCCGGGACCGGTCGCCGCCGATTCGGCGGTGCTGCTCGTCGGCGCCACCCACAGCTTCGACGAAACCCCGGCCCCGGACGTGCTACTGATCCCGGGCGGCTTCTCCTCGATGGAGCACGCCCGCGACCAGAAAGTGCTCGACTGGGTGCGCGGTGCCCACGAATCCACGACATGGACCGCGTCGGTGTGCTCGGGCTCGATGATCCTGGCCGCGGCCGGCCTGCTCGACGGCAAACGCGCCACCTCGCACTGGGCCGCGCTGCCGTTCCTGCGCACCTTCGGTGTCACCCCCGTCGACGACGAACGCATCGTGCGCGCGGACGACAAGACCGTCACCTGCGCCGGTGTGTCGGCAGGCATCGACCTGGGGCTGTGGCTGGCCGGCCAGATCGGCGGCGAAGCCAAGGCCAAGGCCATCCAGCTGTCGATGGAGTACGACCCCCAACCGCCGTTCGACAGCGGGCACATGTCCAAGGCCTCGGCGTCGACCAAGGCGTCCGCGACCGCGCTGATGGGCCGCGAGCTGGTCAAGCCGGCCGCGCTGGCGGCCTCGACCGGCCTGCTGTGGGGCGCCGCCCTCCAGCGACTTCGGCGTGCTGGGCGTCGCTCAGCGTCGACAATCACGCCGAAATCGCGGCGCGGATGA
- a CDS encoding o-succinylbenzoate synthase, giving the protein MRVRFRGITVREVALIDGPHGWGEFGAFVEYPPAEAALWLASGIAAAYQPPPHLRRDRIPVNATVPAVPAAEVAEIVARYPGVRTAKVKVAEPGQSLADDVARVNAVRELVPTVRVDANGGWTVDEAVAAAHALTADGALEYLEQPCRTVAELAELRGRIDVPVAADESIRKASDPLYVVRSGAADVAVLKVAPLGGVAAMLEIAAAIDIPIVVSSALDSAVGIGTGLAAAAALPVLDHACGLGTGSLFVEDVADPRTPVDGYLPVATVTPDPARLAALAATPARRQWWIDRIRRCWPLVTAQAGLRNR; this is encoded by the coding sequence ATGCGGGTGCGCTTCCGCGGCATCACCGTCCGCGAGGTGGCGTTGATCGACGGGCCGCACGGGTGGGGAGAGTTCGGCGCCTTCGTCGAGTATCCGCCCGCCGAGGCGGCGCTCTGGCTGGCCTCCGGGATCGCGGCCGCCTATCAGCCACCGCCGCACCTGCGCCGAGACCGCATCCCGGTCAACGCCACCGTCCCGGCGGTGCCGGCCGCCGAGGTGGCCGAGATCGTGGCCCGCTATCCGGGCGTGCGTACCGCCAAGGTCAAGGTGGCCGAGCCCGGCCAGTCGCTGGCCGACGACGTCGCGCGGGTCAACGCCGTACGGGAGCTGGTGCCGACGGTGCGGGTGGATGCCAACGGCGGCTGGACCGTCGACGAGGCCGTCGCCGCCGCTCACGCGTTGACCGCGGACGGCGCCCTGGAGTACCTCGAACAGCCCTGCCGCACCGTGGCCGAGCTGGCCGAGCTGCGCGGCCGAATCGACGTTCCGGTGGCCGCGGACGAGAGCATCCGCAAGGCCTCCGATCCGCTGTATGTGGTGCGCAGCGGCGCGGCCGACGTCGCGGTGCTCAAGGTCGCGCCGCTGGGCGGCGTGGCCGCGATGCTCGAGATCGCCGCGGCGATCGACATCCCGATTGTGGTGTCCAGTGCGCTGGATTCGGCGGTGGGCATCGGCACCGGGCTGGCCGCCGCCGCGGCGCTGCCGGTGCTCGACCACGCCTGTGGCCTGGGCACCGGCAGCTTGTTCGTCGAGGACGTCGCCGACCCGCGGACGCCGGTCGACGGCTATCTGCCCGTGGCCACCGTGACCCCGGATCCGGCGCGACTGGCCGCGCTGGCCGCCACCCCGGCGCGGCGACAATGGTGGATCGACCGCATCCGGCGGTGCTGGCCGCTGGTGACGGCTCAGGCCGGCTTGCGGAACCGCTGA
- a CDS encoding potassium channel family protein translates to MGSATRLERWESHSEWALAAVAFAFLIVYSVQVLAQPSGATNALLNTAMTALYVTFVVDYVVRLTLAPQRVRWFFRHLLDFAIVVLPFLRPLRLLRLVVLVKVLHRAGGDAIRGRVVMYTAASATLLVYVASLAMLETERHAADASITNFGEAVWWSIVTVTTVGYGDAYPVTVTGRVIAVLLMIGGISLIGVITATVASWIVERVSEEDSANRAATAAQIDELRDEIRHLSRQLRTHESPRTLTRDHSRHPGHDDAPSETRRQAWSNR, encoded by the coding sequence ATGGGCTCCGCCACCCGCCTCGAACGATGGGAGTCGCACAGCGAATGGGCGCTGGCCGCGGTCGCCTTCGCGTTTCTGATCGTCTACTCGGTGCAGGTGCTCGCCCAGCCCTCCGGTGCAACGAATGCCCTCCTCAATACGGCGATGACGGCGCTCTACGTCACCTTCGTCGTCGACTACGTCGTCCGGCTCACGCTCGCCCCCCAGCGCGTCCGGTGGTTCTTCCGGCATCTGCTCGATTTTGCGATCGTCGTGCTCCCCTTCCTGCGTCCCCTGCGACTGCTGCGTTTGGTGGTACTGGTGAAGGTGCTGCACCGCGCCGGCGGCGACGCGATCCGCGGCCGCGTCGTGATGTACACCGCGGCCAGCGCGACGTTGCTGGTCTACGTCGCGTCACTGGCCATGCTGGAAACCGAGCGCCACGCCGCCGACGCCAGCATCACCAACTTCGGCGAAGCGGTGTGGTGGTCGATCGTCACCGTCACCACCGTCGGTTACGGCGACGCCTATCCGGTCACCGTCACCGGCCGGGTCATCGCCGTGCTGCTGATGATCGGCGGAATCAGCCTCATCGGTGTCATCACCGCGACCGTCGCATCGTGGATCGTCGAGCGCGTGTCCGAAGAGGACTCCGCCAACCGTGCGGCCACCGCCGCCCAGATCGACGAGCTGCGCGACGAGATCCGGCATCTGTCCCGGCAGCTGCGCACCCACGAGAGTCCGCGCACACTCACCCGCGATCACAGCCGCCACCCCGGCCATGACGACGCCCCGAGTGAGACGCGTCGCCAGGCGTGGTCCAACCGCTGA
- a CDS encoding GlxA family transcriptional regulator, with translation MVRTVLIVGFAGVQALDMVGPFEVFTGASAFAAATGGDGYDVRVVSSGGAPVSTGTGLTLVAEPLPDPTQPVDTVVIPGGVGTHAARHDDELIGWISAVAGTARRVVSVCTGAVLAAQAGLLDGCVATTHWAYAAQLAAEFPAVTVDPDPIFVRSSAKVWTAAGVTAGLDLALALVEDDHGTDAAQTVARYLVMYLRRPGGQTQFAAPVWMPRARRTPVRDAQEAIEADPGGAHSVAALAERAAMSPRHFTRVFTDEVGEAPGAYVERIRTEAARRQLEETDDTMPVIAARCGLGTAETLRRTFIRRLGISPDQYRKTFA, from the coding sequence ATGGTGCGCACGGTGCTGATCGTCGGGTTCGCCGGTGTGCAGGCGCTCGACATGGTCGGACCGTTCGAGGTGTTCACCGGCGCGTCGGCGTTCGCGGCCGCGACCGGCGGCGATGGTTACGACGTCCGCGTGGTCTCGTCGGGCGGCGCTCCGGTCAGCACCGGCACCGGGCTGACGCTGGTCGCCGAGCCGCTACCCGACCCCACCCAGCCGGTCGACACCGTCGTCATCCCGGGCGGCGTCGGCACCCACGCGGCGCGCCACGACGACGAGCTGATCGGCTGGATCTCCGCGGTGGCGGGGACCGCCCGCCGCGTGGTCAGCGTCTGCACCGGCGCGGTGCTCGCCGCTCAGGCCGGACTGCTCGACGGCTGCGTCGCCACCACGCACTGGGCCTACGCGGCGCAACTGGCCGCCGAGTTCCCGGCCGTCACCGTCGACCCCGACCCGATCTTCGTGCGCAGCTCGGCGAAGGTGTGGACCGCCGCGGGCGTCACCGCCGGCCTGGATCTGGCGCTGGCGCTGGTCGAGGACGACCACGGCACCGACGCCGCGCAGACCGTCGCCCGCTATCTGGTGATGTACCTCCGGCGGCCGGGCGGACAGACCCAGTTCGCCGCGCCGGTGTGGATGCCGCGCGCTCGGCGCACCCCGGTGCGTGATGCACAGGAGGCGATCGAGGCCGACCCCGGCGGGGCGCACAGCGTCGCCGCGCTGGCCGAGCGCGCCGCGATGAGCCCGCGCCACTTCACCCGGGTGTTCACCGACGAGGTCGGCGAAGCGCCCGGCGCGTATGTCGAACGCATCCGCACCGAGGCGGCCCGCCGTCAGCTCGAGGAAACCGACGACACCATGCCCGTCATCGCCGCCCGCTGCGGTCTCGGCACCGCAGAAACGTTGCGCCGCACCTTCATCCGCCGTCTCGGCATATCGCCCGACCAGTACCGCAAGACCTTCGCCTGA